A segment of the Amycolatopsis thermophila genome:
AGCGGCGTGGCGAACGTCGAAGAGATCGCCGGTGCGAGCCCGCGCATGCAGGGCATCTCGCTGGGCCCGGCCGACCTCGCGGCGAGCCGTCGCATGAAGACGACCCGCGTCGGCGGCGGTCACCCCGGCTACCTGGTGCGCACGGACCCGGTCGGCGACGACCTGACCGCGGGGCGCACCACCTACCAGCAGGACCTGTGGCACTACACGGTCGCGCGGATGGTGGACGCGTGCGCGCTGCACGGGATCCTGCCGTACTACGGGCCGTTCGGGGACATCCGCGACGTCGTGGCCTGCGAGGACCAGTTCCGCAACGCGTTCCTGCTCGGCTGTGTCGGCGCGTGGTCGCTGCACCCGGCGCAGATCGACATCGCGAAGCGGGTGTTCTCGCCGGAGCCCGGCGAGGTGGCGTGGGCGCGCAAGGTGATCGCCGCGATGGGCGACGGCACCGGCGCGGTCATGATCGACGGGAAGATGCAGGACGACGCCTCGGTCAAGCAGTGCCGGGTGGTCGCGGAACTGGCCGACAAGCTGGCCGGGCGCGACCCCGAGCTGAAGCGGGCGTACGACGAGGCGACGGAGGAAGCGCTGGCATGACCGAGGTGAAGCCGCGGCGGTCCGTGCTGTACATGCCGGGCGCGAACGAGCGGGCGCTGGAGAAGGCGAAGACGCTGCCGGCGGACGCGTTGATCCTCGACCTGGAGGACGCGGTCGCCCCCGACGCGAAGGAAGCGGCGCGGGAGCGGGTGTGCACGGCGGCCGCCTCCGGTGAGTACGGACACCGCGAGGTGACGATCCGGGTCAACGGGCTGGACACCGAGTGGCACGACGCGGACCTGCGTGCGGCGGCCCAGGCCGGTCCCGCGGCGGTGGTCGTGCCGAA
Coding sequences within it:
- a CDS encoding HpcH/HpaI aldolase/citrate lyase family protein; translated protein: MRSPKDFFAPLAVGAPDPVREIPALPSRMIHFFDPGNEKMAAKVPDLAKKVDVLLGNLEDAVRADRKEAARRGLVEIAKANDFGSTQLWTRVNSLDSPWVLDDLITLVTEIGDKLDVIMVPKVEGAQDIHYVDRLLAQLEARAGLTRPLLVHAILETASGVANVEEIAGASPRMQGISLGPADLAASRRMKTTRVGGGHPGYLVRTDPVGDDLTAGRTTYQQDLWHYTVARMVDACALHGILPYYGPFGDIRDVVACEDQFRNAFLLGCVGAWSLHPAQIDIAKRVFSPEPGEVAWARKVIAAMGDGTGAVMIDGKMQDDASVKQCRVVAELADKLAGRDPELKRAYDEATEEALA